TCGCTTGAAATGGGGCTAGTGTGACtgaaacactgaatttttaatttagatcAATTTAAAGTGCACTGACTCCATGTGGCTGGCAGCCTCATTAGATGGTGTAGCTCTAGGATAGCGCAAGTCGCAAGGATAAAGACTTTCCTTCGCTCCTCCTCAAAACACCTGATGAACATGAGGACCTCATATGCACTTTGGGACCCAAATATCGTCGACTCTCGGCCAACGTGGTGGTTAGGGGCACCGACCTCTCATGCACTTGAAAATCTGaatacaacttttgactccccaaagaCTTAATAGTCTATTGACCTGAAGCCTTATCAAGAACATAGTCagttaacacatactttgtatgttatatatgctagacactatattcttacaataaagtaagctagagaaaagaaaatatatggaagagaaaatatatttacagtgctGTAAAAAATCCACCTATAAGAGGACCCGTGCAGTTCccacccatgttgttcaaaggtcaactgtaagGCATGAAAAATAACCTGGATTTCCTAATAGATAATACTATGTAGGAATAAATAGGAATAAACTAATGTTACACACAACACGGGTTAATCTCAAAAGTATTTTTAGTGAAAGAAGTCTTACACAAAAGAGCATACACGGTAGGTTTCCATTTATAGGAAGTTctagaaatataaaaagcaatCCTCGGTAATACTAACCATAACTAAGTGGTTGCCTCGGGGTAGGAGGAACTGATAAGAAAGGAACATAAGAGAATTTTTGGGGATGACAGAAATATTCTATAATTCGATAGGGGCAGGGGGATTACACAGGAGTGTATCGTGGTCAAAACTGAAACTATAATCTTAAATTCTGTGCATTTCATGCAGAGTATACCTCAaaaaacacacactcacaaaaaTCTTATGCAATGAACAAGATTTCCTAAGCACCCTTCACACACGTTTTGTCATGTTCCAACAACTGTATCTCTGCACCCTGGAACAGACATTAAACATCggacagataaagaaaataaaaagatcagtcaTTGGTCCAAGCAGTAGTGCAGAGCAGGCGACCTCGAGGCCATACCCTCATCGCTGTGCCATCCAGCCTGCCTAGGGGATCACAGAGTCGTTTGTCCTCAGAGCgcggccccctccccacagcacccCCAGGAGGTCTTACCAGCACGAGGCCATCAGCCTTGGGCTGCCGGGCCAGGCTCACCCCCATCCACTCATCATCCCGGTCTTCCCGGCAGGTCTTTCCACACGGCATGCCCCGACTCTTCCctggatgagaaagagaaaagccagaCTTGCTTTGAAAAACAATGTTCTGCTGGCTGCTTTACAAAGGGTGGTCTACGGTCCAAACGCTGGTTACCTGCCAGTGAGAAACTAAGGAACTTGGAACGAAGTGTAAACCAACCCCATCACGATGTCCTGTTGGCTGTTTAGTTGAGCcaatatttttttcatcacaAGACTTGCTTCGCGAAGGAAGTGGTGCGGTGATTTACGTTCTGAAGCTAGCTCCGTAATCTGTCACGTACCAGGAACAAGCGGTTCACAAACCCATCATTTTGAGTAGCACTAAAGAACACTGCAGACTGCTCTCCCTTTCAGCGAAAGAATATCAGAAcagttctttgtttaaaaaaatacaactagaAGCTCTCGCTGGGAAAGAACTTTGGAGAAAGTGAGGATCTGAAGTGAGGACcgctatgtgccaagcacagatCTCTGTTATCACCTCTCTGACTTAACCTTTTGAAGGTATATTAGTCCTGACCTTACAGGCAAGGCAACTGAGGCCAAAGAGGCTATGGGACTTTCCCAGTTAAGTCCCAACTGGTAattggcagagctgggctctgaACCCAGGCAGAGTCACCCGATTCCAAGGATGATGTATTTTCCACTGGACCGAAGTAAGCTTTTTAAGACCTCCATCCATCATATCTTTccctacttaaaatataaagcCTATGATTGATTTTAACGGTCTCCCCTTTCATGCAGAGCATAAAATCTTCACACCTTACCCCAGCCTGCTGGGGCCTGTGTGAGGCAGCCCCAGCCCACGCCGTCAACCCCTCTGCTTCCGCTCTCCTGCTCAGCACTCCAGCTACACTGTCCTCACTTGGTACTTTAAAATGGCACATGCTTTCCTCTGCTCGGAGGTTCTGCCCCCCGTAGCTGCCCAGCTAACTACTGTGAATCTTTCCAATCACGTGCAGATCAACTACCCACCTCCCCGCTGGTCTTCTTGCACTCAACTATTCATTTTCATGTCTCTCTGCCCACCAATTTGTAAGGTCCAGGAGGGCAAGACCTCTGCTTTGTTCACCAGTAGATCTCTGTGTGGTAATAGGAACTCGACacatgaggggaggggaggggaggggatgatcAGGCCACCCTGAGAAGACAAAGAGGAAGTGTGAGGGTACAGAACCCATCTCCACCTTGGCAATGACATCCACCCACCTCGAGCCATGTCCAATTCGGTGCATCTCCGGTCAGGGTTGGTGTGGACACGGCACTTAAACACAGCGCCAGGGGACTTCACTGAAGTGCTGTACTTGGACTCTGCCTTTGGTGCTCCCACAAGGACCCTGCACatcaagaagaaagaacattctgTCACAACCCAGTACCAGGAAAGAGGAGGGTGATGGTTAAATCCTTACCCAGCCATGGCTGGGCTGCCAGAGCGCTCCCTGAGAAACCACACCCCAGCATTATTCTGTGCTAGGAGGCCCAGCGGGGAGAGCCTCCTGCAGGGAGCCTGTCAGATTTTCTCCAGGCACACTTAAAGCCTAAGAACGGCTGGGAACACATACAAAAAAGGGTTCCTATCTAGAccatataaagaactcctgtaaatcagtaaggaaaatacagacagccaacagaaTAGTGGgccagatatttgaggaaagaagataaccaaatggccaacaaacacatgacaAGATGCCCAACgacattagtcatcagagaaatcgaagtgagataccacttcacacctactaggtTACACCAAGAAGACTGAAAACGctaagtgctggcaaggatatggaggaactggaaccctcatacactgctggtgggagtgcagaTGCTTACGACCACTTTAGGGAACTAGCCAACAGTTCCTGAGAAAGCAGAACACAGGCCCTCCCTAAGGACTCGGCGATCCCATTTCGGGGAACATACCCACAGAGATGCACACGCGGGTCTACCAGGAGACACGCACAAAAATGTTCCCATCTGAAAATGTCATGGCTGAACACTAGAGGAGACTCAAAGGTCCACCCGTGCCAGAACGGACAGTAGATGGTGGCCCAGAAACAGCAGCGTCGtacacagcagtgaaaatgaatgagcGCGCAACTGCGGCCACACGATGACTCTGACAAATACAGCACCGAGCAAGACGTCAGGCCCGACAGGCACTCCCTGTCTGATTCCATTTAACTGAAGTCCGAAGCAGCTGGGACTTAACTGCCGCTATGGGTTACCCCTGGGGAGGAGCAAGGGGGGCTGCAGCTAGGGAGAGGGGGCTACCGGGGGTGCTTATGATGTTCTGTTGGCAATCTGAGTAGTGTCTACACAGATTGATAATTCCTTGAATTGTGGACATGACATAGGCACTGTTCCGGATGTGTGTGATACTTcggtaaaaaaaattaaaaaattaataaaaagtcgGAAATTAGAGCTGCCATTTCTCTTCTATGTCCCCCTCTTCCCCTTGCCCCCCACCACAAAGCATGTATATTTactgggaaatgggaaagaaatagcaggaaggtAGGATTATAAACCATCCTCTACCCCCACGCCAACCAGAGGCAGGAGAGTGCACGTCCAAACGGGACAAGAACAAAGCTCTGCATCCTTCATCTTGGACAGGAGGCTGCTGAGGGGATGAGCTCTGCCCGCAGGGTCCCTCCCCACCAGACGACAAGAGCAAGAACACTAAGATGACAGAAGAGACACGCTCAGGGCTGTGTGGACACAGAACATGGGACTGGCAACAAGCACCCCTACTGATGTTACAAAAACACTTCTGCCCTACATTTTTACGTATTGCTTCCAGACAGCCGTCAAGCGCAGAGCTATAGTGAAGGATACTGACCAGTACGAATCAGGCACAGAGTGTGCTGAGCCACAAGCCACGTGGAAAAGGCCTCGTAAGGTGAAACTTTGAACAAGATCTACACCTGTGTCCAAAGAGTAGAAAATTCCAAGCCACTGCTCAAGGAGAACATGAGCCACTCCTTCTGTCTGGCAGCCTGGAAAGGAGATGCAGTTCACCTCAAAAGGTACCAGGCACATTGTGAAGTATACCCCCACTGGCCTTGCAATAGAATGCGTTATCCACTATGTGTCTGTGGAAAAGCGATCTAGCAGAGCTTAGAAAAACCCCGGACAGCCTCCCCAGAGATGTGGAAAGCCGGCCCAGGTACCCCCACTTCGTCCTGAAAGCCACCTtcaccttgggatcatgaccttcaCCCCCACCCTAGCCACAGAGTGACactgctccctccccagcaccctggcTGAAAGGAGTGGAGACCTAGATGCCAGACAACAGAAGTCTGGGACCCTCAGATGGACCCGCAGCACAGGTTGAACAGCCATACTACTCTGGCTCAGAGACGTGGTATCAGGTTCACCAGAAGGCGTGTGGGTCCTGCCTTAATTCCCGCTGCTTCCGAGCCCAATCCCTCAATGCCCAGCACAGAAAGGATCTCTGAGGAAATCACTGTGGAGCCAGGGAAACCCTTACTGAAGTCTTTCTTTCCAGGTCGGTCTCGAGAGTGTGTACTTGATTCTGTGCAGGGTCTGAGAGGCACGGGCTCCGAAGCTTCCCTGCGGCCCCTCGGTCACACCCCAGGAAGCTGCCGGTCCAGGTGCTTGGTGGCAGCTCCCACTCCTGTGGCCTTCCCACGTTGGGCCCCAGCTGCAGAATCCCCAGGTAGCCACGGGACTGGAACCCACAGCCTTCGGAAATCTTAGCAAGCACTTTCCCACACGGACCACACCAGGGCAGTTCGGCTGGCTCTTGGCTGCTCTAACTCAAATGCATGATGACACGCAAAACGAAACtccagtgaaaagaaagccacatGAAGGAATCAATATCCCCCCTGGCTTTTGGGGCTGAGCTTCAGAGCCACCAGGGCAAGCCAACGGTTGCTCTCGATAATGCCAGTTATGTTTTCACAGGTGAGAAGAATTAGCAGTTTGACATGTCTAACTGCCGAAACATCCACGGCCTTTCCACATGTCAGGTTGTAGGAGCTGAGGAACAGAAAATGCCTCCTGCACTCGAAAACCCCAGTGGGACGGGGCTGGGTCCAAAAGTTCCCACAAACTCCAAATTTACATTAGCACAGTGAATAAATGCCACTTGCAATTCATTTTgcaaacattataaaaattagacAAAGGGGAGAATTATTCGCGTACCAAGGAAGGGAAATGGCTGCAAGAAACAAGCTGTTTCTCTATCCCAACCCCCCAAATGGCACTGGAACCCTGATCCTGACAGTGCCACTGTGCCAAATTCACCGACCCAGGCTCATGGGTTATCACAGGAGGGGACCCCAGAGGGCTGAAACCCAGGTGCTGCTTCTTCCAGCCTAGAGCTGAGACCGAGAGGGGCGAAGTTTATATTAAAATCTAAGGTAGGAAAAGGATCCACTGAATTGGTTTTCCCTTCCAAACCCAAGGTACTCAGGGGTTCCACCAATGGCTGAGCAAGTGCAGATGACAACGCTCTGGGTCCTACTCTGCATCAGCTGGTCAGATGGGAAGGCTTCTCCCAAATCCTCTGTGATGGGAAATGCAGCACGAGAGAAGGGGGTATGCGTACACACGTATGCACTCACTGGGGCTGCATGGTGGAGCACGAGCTTGTGTCTCGGTGTTTACAGAACGCTGTGGCTTCCTCCGCAGCCTGGCGCTGTTCTTTACCTAGGCCTCCTGCCAGCAAGACTGCTGCCGCAGGCCAGCCGATGAGCCCGTCTCTTCTGAAGTTAGCTCCGCTGGCTCTCCGCCAGGCCAATCCCAAGAGACGGAGAGCGTGCAACCGCCCAGAGTGCAGGACAAACCACCACAAAGATGCCAACTGCCTTTTCTCTCATTAGTCTCTGAGTTATAAAGAGACAGCCCGGCACTTCAAAGATCCCCCCAAATCTTCCCCACTACCCTTGACAAGACACTGAGATGTTTCCTTCCTTTGTACAGTTACCATATGAAAGGGCCCGAGTGTCCCCACCAACAGGCTCCTGTCAATAAATCATCAGGCTGATTCTCACCTTTGCGGGCTACTTCAAGTGTGGTCCTCAGACCGGCAGCCTGGAGAACATCTGGGAGCTTgatggaaatgcagaatctcaggtctcAGCCTGCTAAATCAGAACGCACACCTTAACCAGCTCTCTGGCTGACGTATTGTCTAAGAAGCACGATATAACCACCTCCGCTGATTACAAATCATCGTGTTCCATTCGGAGCCTGTATGAACAGATGGCCCTTGAGAAGTGTGGCTCTCCTCCTATCCTAGCCCCAGTTAAAGATGCACTCACACTTCAAAGACATTTTAGAGTCCTCTCATTAATTCATAACTCTACCTTTCTAATTACAAGGACAACCAGGGTATATCGGGCACTTGGAGTGTGCAGGTGCTGGACGAGGCTCCTTAAAGGCAGAATTGCATTTAATCTTCAGAGCAATCCTATGGAAGGCactatgatccccattttacagatggagaaacagagggcCAACGGCAGTCATGGGACGTGCCAGAGCCCACAAAGCACGGTGAGGTGCCACATGGCAACATGCACCCTGCCAGTCGAAGGCAGTGCCACCCCCCTATTCTGCTCACCCCACAGCAGCCAGAAAGCAGAAAACGGGAGCCAACAAGTGTGGAGCGAGCAGCCACCTGCTGCCAGCCACCACATGTGATCTTGCCAGAAAAAGCCGTCATGAGGCTCTGCAAGTGGCTCCCAGGTTAGAACTTTGACTGGAAATGTCCGTCATGCCGAAGGACAGGGGTTTAGAATAGAAAGAAGCCCTTTATCTTCCCACATCAGGCTGAATATCGATCACCTTTTTGCTTTTCCAAAACATGTACGCTGCTGGCACGGAAGTTTGCCTCTCTTAATGAGTGGTTCACACAGCTATCTGGAGATGGGGGCGCATCTGTTCCTCTGCCACCAGCAGTTACGCTCAAGGGTGGTCTGCTCTCTCGCTCAAGGTAACCCTGTCGGGAAGCTTCTTGAGGGCAAAACTGAGGGTAAAACTCAGAGATGGTGGGTTACACCACTGGGAAGCAGCAGAGCTCCGATTTCAACCATGTCAAGGGCGTCCTCTTTCCAGTCCTCCAAACCCCCTGCTCTTGCGGCAGCTGAAACACCCTCTATTTTTCCAGCACGGCCACCTCCTTGGGTCAAGCTGGCTATAAAGGCTCCATTCCCACCACCCCTCTGCTCTGAACTGATCCCTCAAATCAGGAGATCAAACAGCAGGTAAATTCCCTGGCTAGCGGGTGACAGAAAAAGACCGAGCTGCCTCCCTGGGAAGGCTCCCTCCTTACCCACAAATACCACAGCCGTGGTTCCTGAGGGTGCAATTACAGTGAGATCGAGGATGGCAACTGGGCACTGGCCACCTTAAATGCATTATGTTTGCTTTCCTGCATTGGAACCCAACACTAAAGCTTCCCCAGGGCCCCACGTATCGGTGACATGAGTGGAATTCAATCACTGCGTGTCCCACCACACTGCCCAGAAATCCCAGGAATCACTCCACCTTCCTTACTGGGCAAAAAATAGCCAAGACTTGAACAGAGAGAGGGCTGGTTGGTGCCAGGGAGCCACCTCTGACTGCATGGAACCCTTCACTCCCAGAGAGGAGACACTCTCTGGGGCCAGGGCTTGCCAACTGGAGCTGGAGAACTGAGAGGACTCAGAAGCTCCTCTttttacagttggggaaactgaggctctgactCAAACCAGGGGATAATAGCTGCATTTTAGGGGTTTTAAACTAATAGTTCCCCTTGAATTCTAAGCTTTGCGGGCAAGTCACTCAGGGAGTAAAGTGTAAGAAGCACAGggctaggggcgtctgggtggcaagCACAGggctaggggcgtctgggtggcacagcggttaagcgtctgccttcggctcagggcgtgatcccggcgttacaggatcgNCAGCACagggctaggggcgcctgggtggcacagcggttaagcgtctgccttcggctcagggcgtgatcccggcgttacaggatcgagccccacgtcaggctcctctgctatgagcctgctccttcctctcccactcccccagcttgtgttccctctctcgctggctgtctctatctctgtcgaataaataaataaaatctaaaaaaaaagaaatagtttaaaaaaaaaaaaaagaagcacaggGCTAACACAGGGTTTGAGTTCTGCCGCAACCCTGATAAAAAACTATCTCAGGTGACGTAGCTTAACCACTCTGGGTCTcaggtttcttcctctgtaaaatagggagaATTAAAATGTATCTAGTAAGGGTTCTTGCAAGGTTTAAGATAGTGTTTATAAAGTACCTAGCACGGTGCTTGGTACAAAGTTGGTGCTCAATGAAAGGTGAGAATGTTAGGGAGTAGGCCAAACACCCTAGCACCCAACTCGTCCCTGCTCCCCCTCTTGGCGGGAACTGCCAGGAGCTCCTCAGAACCAAGAATTTATTCAGACCCTCAGCCAAGCTCACAGAAATCCAGGAATGGCTAGGACACTTTCACCACCAGCAGCAGACGGCAAAAGTAGCCATGTTTCTCCATCCTTCCTGTATCCGTGCCCTTCTCAATGGGGCTTTACAGCTTCTTCCATCAGGGGGTAGAGTctgtttcccccccaccccttgaaCGTGGGCAAGCTCTGTAACTTGCATTGGCCAACCGAATGTGACAGAGGGGACGTGGTTTGACTTCCCAGCTTTGGCTTCAAGAGACCATACGTGCTTCTGATTGCTCTCTTGGCACCCTGCCCAGCCACCACAAGCCCATGCTGCTGGGGGATGAAAGACACTTGGAGATGAGCCATCCCAATTGAAGCCATCCTAGACCAGCCGGCCAGCGAGCCCACCCAGAAGCTGACAGCAGACACATGCATGAGCTGAGAGAAGAGCCATCCAGCTGAACCCAGCCTAAACTGCCAACTACAGATTCGTGAGCTAAGAAACGGTGATTGGTTTAGGCCACCAAGTCTTAGGGTAGTGTGTTACACAGCAACACTGTGGTAACAGAAAACAGATGTATCATGAAGGTAGGACAGGCGCCTTCTGAAGGGAACTGGGCTGTGGCACCCCCACTGTCCACCAATCACTCCTGAGTCCAGCCCACTGACCTTGCTCTGAGCTGAGAACTGCTGCTGCTGGTTCTCCAGCTCCCtggtctcctttccttcccccaaaggAATCCTACTGCCACCCAGAACCACAAACTTCTACTGAGGGCCCTGATATGggagaggcagggtggggtggcGGAAACAGCCGTGAAGAATGTGCCACCTCGTCTCCAgctccatgaccttgggcaatcCTCTGGCCACTCAGGACTTCCCTCATCCTTACAAGATAATACAAAGGCACAGTCCCCTTCCCAGCACAGCAATGAGGCccaaaaacaaatggcaaatagcaaagtgttgggggagggaggtgcaTCCAGGACGGCCTGACTTTTGAGAATGGGTCGGAGTTTACATCTGCCAAGGCCCCACAGAAATGCTCCTGGAAAAAAGAATCTGGgcactttttcttcctccttaggAAATGGATACCTTGGACAGGGGCttgatgggggaggggacagcagcAAGGCTGACCCTGAGAACGGCCAGACAAGCATTAAGTCAACTTCACCTGGGTCCAGTTACAAATCCACAATCTACTTGCTGGGAGACTTTGGCTTTGGCTTCTGTGCCTCATAGTAGCCCTCCTGCATCTGAGTGACAGCTCTGCACACAGAAAGTACTCACAAAGGGCTGGCGATAATACTTTTATTCTGGGAACCTTAGGTTGGAGtgaagaaagggggggagagGGGTACAATCCCAATGCTGAGTCAGAGAATGAAGCAGGTGGCTTCCATGCCCAGCTGGGAAAGAGCAGCAGCACAGGCAGGGTCCCCCTCCTTGGAGAGGCATCAGCCTGCTGGTGGCTCTGTCAGGGACTGAAGTGTCCTCAGAGGCTGCTGCCCTGGCCAGGGCCTCGGGTCTTGGCAGGTGCACCGAGAAGCGGCAGCTGGAGAAGGAGGCATGGTGAAAGGGCCagcgctcccctcccccacctgagAGCATCAAGTAAACACTAAAATCCAAGACAGGCAAGCTACAGACCTCTGCGAGATAGGAGTAGAAGCCGTCTCCTGCTGCTTTCTTGTgataattttcttctctgagaaGAACAGGTCAATACTTTTACCTTTATCCTTTTTGACTAAAATTCTCACCACCACCCCAACCTTAGAACTACAGACATACCTCTCAGACTTATGTGGAGCCCAGGATGGGGGCCAGAGCTCCCCACAACAGGGGCGGCCTCCCACCTGCTGAGAGAAGACAGCAGCATGCAAAGTTCTGGGATGTACAATCCCAGGGGTCTGCAATTAAAGGAGCCATGTCAGAGCCTTTCTGGAAGCAGGTAGGATgtaaatgaatatacaaaaatgcagatttatACAGAGCATGACCAAAATTTTAGAGACTGCACATAATGAGTGCATCTTACACAGGACTacctcattcatttctgtattgaGTATGGACACTCCGATTTTGATAAATGAATCAAGGCATCAACAAATGTACTGAAAGCACTCTTTCAGCATCTCAAGTCAGGAGGAAGATGACCATTCGTTCTCAACACCAGATCaaagtaacaataaaaagaaCTACTGGTATTTATCAAGGGTTTCCTATGTGCTGGAGGTGGTCTTCCACGCTTTGCAGACATCACCTCATTTAAGGCAGGAAGGCGATGAGGGAGAAACTCtttattattcctcttttccAGAGAGCTGAACAAAACTCAAATAGCTGAAGGGACTGAAAGCCCTACAAATGACCCTGAGACTGAAACAGCTAAATGGGGGCAGGGCTGACCTTGAAACCCACCCTCATGGCCACCGTGCACTCATGCAACTCCGCAGCCCCCCTTTCAAGGCATAGAAACCATGGGTTTGGTTGTTGCTGGGAAATCAGGGGCCACAAtgaaggcagagccaggaagaaACCCACTTTCTGAGTCTGGAACATCCACGCCCTAGGACCTATGGTGGTGGGTAAGAGGTGCAGCCCCACGTTTTGGAATATCCTGCACAATGTCGGTTTTGCTCTAGGGTTTGTACACATTGCAGCATCGGAACACCAGCTAGTCAGGACAGGGTAGGAGAGGCCACCTGGGCTTACACACACCAAGGGCTGCGTGGACATGGACAAagttggttttgtgttttttaggtTCAGGTTTTGGGGGACATAAAGCATCCTCTCTCACACATTGGCCACTGGTGCAGAAAGTCTGACTGCGCGGCTTTCTTTAATAAAGTTACAAATCCAGGGGTGAGTCTTGAACACTGGCCACCACAGCTAccttccccaacccctctccAAATACAGAGTTTCTTAAATGGGGGTGAAGCAGCCCAGAGAGTTTAGGATGGATACATGGAATATCCTAGAATGTGCCGTCTTTCCTAGGACACTTCTGTCTTACCCTCACACAGATGTGGTGTGAGAGCGGGCCCTACAAATATCCCTGGCAGAATCTCTGGGTCCCCGTTCACTTGGTGATCAAGAGTCTCTGGAAAGCAGAACCCCAGTACTCCCCCATAGGTGGCCAGTGGGTCACGCATGAGTAATGAGAACCCCACGGAGAAGCTACCACTACAATAATTCCAAAACTTTTCCAGCAAAGCCAGGCAGGACAGAACCTCACAAGACAGATGCTTGGTTGCCTTGAAGCCCCAAATTCAGATTCCTGACTCTGTGAGAAGCAAAGGCAtaggccccagctctgccactttggCCGTAACCTGGACAAGCAACACCTGTGTGTGTCAGTGTTCCCCTTGGTGAACGGGGAGAGAACGACAAGCATCTGAGACTCAGGGAcattaaatgagctaatgcatCTAAAGCATGTAGAACAGTACTCGACACACACTGAGTACTCAGTGGGCCTGGCTGCTGCCACCATGTTGCTTCAGCCGTGAACTGAAACTCACAACAGAAGACCTTTCTGCTCTCCCACAAAGCAGAAACTGGGGACCCAGTGGGCCTGTGGTTTCAAAGATTCTAGATTTTTCCCAATCTTGGATTCACTTTCACTTTCTAAGGTTCCctctggccaaaaaaaaaaaaaaaaaaaaaaaaggaaggtcatGATAAAACCCTTCCTTCTGCTTTGGTTGGTCACCAATCCACTTGGCTTAATGGTTTGTGGTTCACAAGGTACCAGGAATGAGGTGCTACTGTTCCCTCTGGTCAGGAGCTCATCAGCTGCACGATGGTTCAAGGTAAGGGGggactctctccctcctccattctTCCTCTGCAAAATCCCTGAAATCAGGAAGACACCCTGGATGTCAGCTGGCAGCTAGAATGCTCGGGAGTCTGCTTTAGTTCAGAGTCCTAACGTTTCCAATGCCGACCCAGTGCAATAAGCAAAGGCACAGATAATCTCTGGCCACAACTGCTGGCCAAGGAGAACATCTCATACCTTCCTAACAGCAATTCACATATGATGGGCTCCATGGCAGCCGTGGAGGCCTGCATCCCCTGTGCCACTTCATGCCGTTCAGCTGCAAGGGGCAGACAGCTGACAGTCCCCAGCGGCAGCCCCTTCAGGATGGCCAGGGCAATCAAGCTGAGACCACGCTCCTCCCAGGCAGGTGCAGCCAAAAACTAATTATGATCTTAGGGGGGTCCATATTAAGTTAATGGACACCTTAATGATCTACAGCCCCTACCCGCCCCCCAACACTTCTCTAT
The DNA window shown above is from Ailuropoda melanoleuca isolate Jingjing chromosome 6, ASM200744v2, whole genome shotgun sequence and carries:
- the LOC117802794 gene encoding integrin alpha-9-like, whose protein sequence is MAGVLVGAPKAESKYSTSVKSPGAVFKCRVHTNPDRRCTELDMARGKSRGMPCGKTCREDRDDEWMGVSLARQPKADGLVLVRPPGGAVGRGPRSEDKRLCDPLGRLDGTAMRVWPRGRLLCTTAWTND